AAAATTGTCCTCCTAAGATAGCATAAATTACAAACACTATGGTAAAGATGACCATCCAGAAGGCGGCGGAACCCGTCCCTATAATGGATAAAACCTTTCCTGCCGCGACAATCTGGCCTGCCACCACGCCTGTCCAGGCAACAACAATAAGAATTGAGGCTGCTAATGCCACAGTGGTATTATATTGTTTTTTTAAAATTTCCGGGAGGGTATAGAGACAGGTAGCTCTTACTTTCTCTGCAAAAAAACAACCCAGGATTAAAAGACCACAGGTTCCTGAAAGAAGCCACCAGCTACCCACCAATCCCTGTTTAAATCCCAAACCTGCTAAACCAATAACAGACGAACCACCAATGATGGTAGCCAGCAAAGAACCTGAGATAAAAGCTAAATTGCCCTTTCTGCCTGCAACAAAAAAATCATCTTTACCTTTTGCTTTTTTCCTCTGCCATATTCCTATTCCAATCATGAGAAAAAAATATATAAAAATAATTGTAAACATATTCAATTTTATAAATTAACATGTCTAGTTTTGCAATACAATAGGAGAATAAGTTTGACAACAAAATTAAGGGAAGTTAAGATACAATTTAAGTGGATGAGGAGAATGAAGAAAAAAAGTATTAGTTTATTGTTTATACCTCACAATGGAGGTAAAACAATAGGATTTAAGCTTTCTGTTGTAAGTCTTGTTGGATGTGTAGTTTTAATGTTTATTGTCGTTTTATTTGCCCTTATTTCAGCAACAAAGATTGTGGATTACCATTTCTTAAAAAAAGATCTTACTTATTATCAAAAAAAGGCTGACGCTCTTAAAACTAAGTATGACAAAGATATTGGAACTTTAAAAATCACTCTTGCTCAGCTCAGGCAAACGGAAAATGAGTTGAAAAATTTGGTGAATATGGGTTCAAGAGAAAAAATCATCAAGTCAGTATCTATAAACAATAATGTAGAAAACACAGGTTCCATAGAAATTAGCGAGATAGAGAAAGAAATAAAAAAGAGACTTAATAGTGTAGAAGAGCTTAAGGGCTATTTAAGAGAGCAAAAATCTATTTACCAGTCTACACCTATTGGATATCCTGTGAAAGGGTACATTACCTCTGGTTTTGGATGGAGAATACATCCTATTACTAAGAGAAAGAGTTTTCACCACGGCG
Above is a window of Deltaproteobacteria bacterium DNA encoding:
- a CDS encoding M23 family metallopeptidase — protein: MKKKSISLLFIPHNGGKTIGFKLSVVSLVGCVVLMFIVVLFALISATKIVDYHFLKKDLTYYQKKADALKTKYDKDIGTLKITLAQLRQTENELKNLVNMGSREKIIKSVSINNNVENTGSIEISEIEKEIKKRLNSVEELKGYLREQKSIYQSTPIGYPVKGYITSGFGWRIHPITKRKSFHHGVDIRAPSGTPIHCTADGIVSYEGKTKYNGNFIVIEHGYGFSTLYAHNMRNLVKTKQRVKRGDIIAYLGSTGRTTGPHLHYEVWRNRKKVNPLSYLNSHWGGGNAWKK